In one Oryza glaberrima chromosome 2, OglaRS2, whole genome shotgun sequence genomic region, the following are encoded:
- the LOC127761293 gene encoding protein TIC 20-I, chloroplastic-like — MAQVTATANARVFGFPAASRHGGPVGSRAGPAFLNLRAPALRHDRKNQPLRVGAALFSPSFTKYDPIKGIKPLLSVDKLRRRTQVGCRASLSSFSFPELETKPRWWWRTLACVPYLLPLHNMWSFADAVYQLHPYLQQFGLFYAFIDTMALVPGWLFLMIFMTVYFFVVRRKWLPHFLRYHVILAILLDTGSQALATMCNWNPSIVYQGKPMVFFWMTIAFIQISTVLECMRCALAGMYPSVPFVSQTAFIHSDMSMFR; from the exons ATGGCTCAAGTTACTGCGACCGCGAATGCTCGGGTGTTCGGTTTTCCTGCCGCGAGCCGCCATGGTGGCCCTGTAGGATCGCGTGCTGGACCGGCGTTTCTGAATCTGCGTGCTCCTGCACTTCGGCATGACAGAAAAAATCAGCCTTTGAGAG TTGGTGCTGCTTTGTTCTCTCCATCATTCACAAAGTATGATCCTATCAAAGGCATCAAACCATTGCTGTCAGTTGACAAGTTACGTCGTAGAACTCAAGTTGGCTGTCGAGCATCTTTATCATCATTCAGTTTCCCTGAGCTGGAGACCAAACCTAGATGGTGGTGGAGGACCTTAGCGTGTGTCCCCTATCTTCTGCCACTGCACAACATGTGGTCCTTTGCAGATGCTGTGTACCAGCTTCATCCATACTTGCAGCAGTTTGGGTTGTTCTATGCATTCATTGACACAATGGCATTAGTCCCAGGATGGCTCTTTCTGATGATCTTCATGACCGTCTACTTCTTTGTGGTGAGGCGGAAGTGGTTGCCACACTTCTTGCGGTATCACGTCATATTGGCTATTCTCCTTGATACTGGTTCTCAAGCTCTGGCGACCATGTGCAACTGGAATCCAAGCATTGTTTATCAGGGTAAACCAATGGTGTTTTTCTGGATGACGATTGCCTTCATTCAGATATCCACAGTTCTTGAGTGCATGAGGTGTGCTCTGGCAGGCATGTACCCCAGCGTTCCGTTTGTATCTCAAACGGCGTTCATCCACTCTGATATGAGTATGTTCAGGTAG
- the LOC127764420 gene encoding UDP-rhamnose/UDP-galactose transporter 6-like, whose protein sequence is MAPASKAERKAVLDAGAWMFNVVTSVGIIMVNKALMATHGFSFATTLTGLHFATTTLMTLVMKWLGHIQPSYLPLPELVKFVFFANLSIVGMNVSLMWNSVGFYQIAKLCIIPVLCILEILFDKVRYSRNTKLSIVLVLVGVAVCTVTDVSVNSKGLLAAVIAVWSTALQQHYVHHLQKKYSLGSFNLLGHTAPAQAASLLILGPFVDFWLTNRRVDTFNYTTIVTFFIVLSCTIAVGTNLSQFICIGRFTAVSFQVLGHMKTILVLTLGFLLFGKEGLNFHVVLGMILAVIGMIWYGNASSKPGGKERQVYSVPSEKTQKSSQSELDQKV, encoded by the exons ATGGCACCAGCAAGCAAAGCAGAGAGAAAAGCAGTGCTAGATGCTGGAGCATGGATGTTCAACGTTGTGACATCAGTTGGTATCATCATGGTCAACAAGGCATTAATGGCCACACATGGTTTTAGTTTTG CTACAACATTGACTGGACTGCATTTTGCAACCACAACCTTGATGACATTAGTAATGAAATGGTTGGGACATATTCAGCCATCCTATTTACCATTGCCAGAACTCGTTAAATTCGTCTTTTTTGCAAACTTGTCAATTGTTGGGATGAATGTTAGTTTGATGTGGAACTCTGTTGGATTCTATCAG ATTGCCAAGTTGTGTATTATTCCAGTCTTGTGCATTCTGGAAATCCTGTTTGACAAAGTCCGTTACTCAAGGAATACAAAACTCAGTATAGTGCTTGTTTTAGTAGGAGTTGCTGTATGTACTGTGACTGATGTTAGTGTGAATTCAAAAGGGCTGCTAGCAGCTGTAATTGCAGTATGGAGCACAGCACTACAGCAGCAT TACGTTCATCACCTTCAAAAGAAGTACTCGCTTGGCTCATTCAATCTATTGGGTCATACTGCTCCGGCTCAGGCAGCATCCCTGTTAATACTGGGGCCTTTTGTGGACTTCTGGCTGACCAATAGAAGAGTTGATACTTTCAATTACACAACAATAGTTACG TTCTTCATTGTATTGTCGTGCACAATTGCTGTTGGGACCAATCTAAGCCAGTTCATATGCATTGGAAGATTCACAGCTGTCTCATTTCAAGTTCTAGGCCATATGAAGACGATTCTTGTGTTGACCTTgggttttcttttgtttggaaAAGAGGGCCTTAATTTTCACGTAGTCCTTGGCATGATCCTTGCTGTGATTGGCATGATTTGGTACGGGAATGCTTCGTCAAAACCGGGAGGCAAAGAGCGGCAGGTTTACTCGGTGCCCAGCGAGAAAACTCAGAAGTCATCACAATCAGAGCTTGATCAGAAGGTCTGA
- the LOC127761329 gene encoding filament-like plant protein 7, with the protein MSEMEGALRSCMEQLLIAREEREQIIVEAASEISSEKKKARELQRKLDAATKKAAKLAAENSSLAKALDAKDAAIGELRESKSASDGELAGARARLDAAQKQAASLQYEVRMLQKELEIRGQEREYDLQSVDASRRQQAESQKKIALLEGECQRLRAMVRKRLPGPAAIAKMRDEVDQPATPRRSRSVAPMSPRSVAAPMTPMSTSARPMTPTMSARPMTPMSARPMTPRRAAAAEHETPAAAAKLRAVEDENKALKQTLAKRDGELQFVQMKYADEACKLSVLQRQLSELTEENKQLSDARGQTESWASALISELEQFRAAKLQGAAASEMSLLDDFAEIERLEMASGGQGLRSPKNAHSEAISSEKNGKDTVIENCVSNGQPEWVQDMCKLVMQKHETSGENIDTILEEITRALDQSANNQKGDDLNGSYDWSIVKEMVSSLTEKITSVIGISEEGNVASSEKLLLDRSEFCARLEHLVHVCHDLLHGKTDLEKFVHEVCLVLEYIINQYKNISFQEQSDTVNNDAENLDGEGSFSNMNGGCDINSPKSASALDIQTEALEESLQSVEGRKTDHILVNQEESQLDEELTRVILDQDEKISQGNSASCEIESPNDHPSAETLAEKEEKNLASSSEISAAAEKLAECQETITNLSRQLRALKSPAVSGNLDSPMSNSRPSSSDYKPQSLACILAEGEDSSTEDAICPATKEVHSKKEPDAASRKSVAQDGSVNAALKAVEEELTQAVVHPIFPEPSQETISADLKKKRRSPSLLGRIMFRKKVEGS; encoded by the exons ATGTCGGAGATGGAAGGAGCTCTGAGATCCTGCATGGAGCAGCTGCTCATCGCCAGGGAGGAGCGGGAGCAGATCATCGTGGAGGCAGCCAGCGAGATCTCCTCGGAGAAGAAGAAAGCGCGGGAGCTCCAGCGGAAGCTCGACGCCGCGACCAAGAAGGCCGCGAAGCTCGCCGCCGAGAACAGCAGCCTCGCCAAGGCCCTCGACGCCAAGGACGCGGCGATCGGCGAGCTGAGGGAGTCCAAGTCGGCCTccgacggcgagctcgccggcgcgaGGGCGAGGCTGGACGCGGCGCAGAAGCAGGCCGCGTCGCTGCAGTACGAGGTGCGGATGCTGCAGAAGGAGCTGGAGATCAGGGGCCAGGAGCGGGAGTACGACCTCCAGTCCGTCGACGCGTCGCGCCGGCAGCAGGCGGAGAGCCAGAAGAAGATCGCGCTTCTGGAGGGCGAGTGCCAGCGGCTGCGCGCCATGGTGCGGAAGCGCCTCCCGGGCCCCGCCGCCATTGCCAAGATGAGGGACGAGGTGGACCAGCCGGCGACCCCGAGAAGGTCGCGCTCCGTGGCGCCGATGTCGCCGCGGTCCGTGGCGGCGCCGATGACACCCATgtcgacgtcggcgcggccgatGACTCCCACCATGTCGGCGCGGCCAATGACGCCCATGTCGGCGCGGCCGATgacgccgcgccgtgccgccgcggcggagcacgagacgcccgcggcggcggccaagctGCGCGCCGTCGAGGACGAGAACAAGGCGCTGAAGCAGACGCTGGCGAAGAGGGACGGCGAGCTGCAGTTCGTGCAGATGAAGTACGCCGACGAGGCGTGCAAGCTCTCCGTGCTGCAGCGGCAGCTCAGCGAGCTGACCGAGGAGAATAAGCAGCTGAGCGACGCCCGTGGCCAGACCGAGTCGTGGGCCTCCGCGCTCATCTCTGAGCTGGAGCAGTTCAGGGCCGCGAAGCTGCAGGGAGCAGCAGCATCTGAGATGAGCTTGCTCGACGATTTCGCCGAGATCGAGAGGTTGGAAATGGCTTCGGGTGGCCAAGGATTGAGATCGCCCAAGAATGCGCATTCGGAAGCGATTTCTTCAGAGAAGAATGGCAAAGACACTGTCATAGAAAATTGTGTCTCCAATGGTCAGCCTGAATGGGTTCAGGATATGTGCAAGCTTGTGATGCAGAAGCATGAAACCAGTGGGGAAAACATTGACACAATTCTTGAGGAGATAACTCGTGCATTGGATCAGAGTGCTAATAATCAGAAAGGAGATGATCTGAATGGATCATATGACTGGAGCATAGTGAAGGAAATGGTGTCCAGCCTGACCGAAAAGATCACCTCTGTTATTGGCATATCTGAAGAAGGCAATGTTGCAAGTTCTGAAAAACTGCTGCTTGACAGGTCTGAATTTTGTGCTCGCCTTGAGCATTTGGTCCATGTCTGTCATGACCTACTGCATGGAAAAACTGACCTTGAAAAGTTTGTGCATGAGGTTTGTTTGGTTCTAGAGTATATAATCAACCAGTACAAGAATATATCATTCCAAGAACAATCAGACACTGTGAATAATGATGCAGAGAATTTGGATGGAGAGGGATCATTTAGTAACATGAATGGTGGATGTGACATAAACAGTCCGAAATCAGCATCTGCTCTAGACATACAAACTGAAGCACTGGAAGAATCACTTCAGTCAGTAGAAGGCCGGAAAACAGATCATATTTTGGTTAACCAAGAAGAGAGTCAACTTGATGAAGAACTCACAAGAGTTATACTAGACCAGGACGAGAAAATCAGTCAGGGGAACTCAGCATCCTGTGAGATAGAAAG CCCCAATGATCATCCAAGTGCTGAAACCCTGGCagagaaagaggaaaagaatTTAGCATCA AGTTCAGAGATATCAGCAGCAGCTGAGAAGCTTGCAGAGTGTCAGGAAACCATCACAAATCTAAGCAGGCAGCTGCGAGCTCTCAAGAGTCCGGCAGTTTCAGGCAATCTAGACAGCCCAATGTCCAACTCCAGACCAAGCTCATCTGACTACAAGCCCCAGTCACTTGCATGCATTCTTGCTGAAGGGGAGGACTCCAGCACTGAGGATGCCATTTGTCCTGCAACCAAAGAGGTGCACTCCAAGAAAGAGCCTGATGCTGCATCACGGAAAAGCGTAGCACAAGATGGTAGTGTTAATGCTGCCCTCAAAGCTGTGGAAGAGGAATTAACACAAGCCGTTGTTCATCCGATCTTCCCAGAGCCATCCCAAGAGACTATTTCTGCTGATCTCAAGAAGAAGAGACGGAGCCCCAGCTTGCTGGGTAGGATAATGTTCAGAAAGAAAGTGGAAGGCAGCTAG
- the LOC127761568 gene encoding uncharacterized protein LOC127761568: protein MALWLKLFLSVFLPVAALVAVAVLVYRRRSSSSRNAQPELPESVAGGGGGGDPAASPGLGKLNIRYNATSGRAGLRFQQLHHHHHGHVDVRHHHRGGGGGAQQGPFQWADHPRLVTEAAENGWAQFVFAVAPPRTRSASSSPLWGLCPACDSGTSRDMADAAWEVPAGSSERMQAVRLNPVVAAAAAAVSASTKKWLPGSIPSPLRGGDHDAAGNSSALCLARMSLPLPGPPLAGAPFPQDAYFEITIIYLNTRRPEWSASRASRRGRDGSSESDRAKLISFAPDAKNAAQETRAATKADDHHDKQRHTVMSLGLAAAPPRPSLAGTYASSIGFHSNGAVYLDGMKLVYESEKSSWAGVDRVVGCGFEPARRKVFFTVDGQLVHAVSCNADAFSAPMYPVLASSFDVMALVNLGQGKFRYAPANARRTANPCFLRAASAGDDGRSGGSLGLDFDDSGDLFSMGRVDSGWLETASRMSKSRKENGGAGGASAGDPDADSDLFEISLRD from the exons ATGGCGCTGTGGCTGAAGCTGTTCTTGTCCGTGTTCCTGCCGGTCGCGGCGCTGGTCGCGGTGGCTGTTCTTGTTtaccggcggcggagctcgtcgtcgcggAACGCGCAGCCTGAGCTGCCGGAGAGTgtggctggtggtggtggaggaggggatccGGCGGCGAGCCCTGGGTTGGGGAAGCTGAATATCAGGTACAACGCTACGAGTGGCCGCGCGGGGCTCCGGTTCCAGCAGTTGCACCATCACCACCATGGGCATGTCGATGTGAGGCATCATcaccggggcggcggcggcggcgcgcagcagGGGCCGTTCCAGTGGGCGGACCACCCGCGGCTGGTGACCGAGGCGGCGGAGAACGGGTGGGCGCAGTTCGTGttcgccgtggcgccgccgcggacgaggtcggcgtcgtcgtcgccgctgtgGGGGCTCTGCCCGGCCTGCGACTCCGGGACCAGCCGCGACATGGCGGACGCCGCGTGGGAGGTCCCCGCGGGGTCGTCGGAGCGGATGCAGGCGGTGCGGCTCAACCcggtggtggccgcggcggcggcggccgtctcgGCGTCCACCAAGAAGTGGCTCCCCGGGAGCATCCCGAGCCcgctccgcggcggcgaccacgacgCGGCGGGGAACAGCAGCGCCCTGTGCCTCGCCAGGATGAGCCTGCCGCTGCCCGGCccgcccctcgccggcgcgccgtTCCCGCAGGACGCCTACTTCGAGATCACCATCATCTACCTCAAcacgcggcggccggagtggtcGGCGTCGAGGGCGAGCCGCCGCGGCAGGGACGGCTCCAGCGAGAGCGACCGCGCCAAGCTCATCAGCTTTGCACCGGACGCCAAGAACGCGGCCCAAGAAACCAGAGCCGCCACGAAAGCCGACGATCACCACGACAAGCAGCGGCACACGGTCATGTCGttgggcctcgccgccgcgccgccacggccgtCGCTGGCCGGCACGTACGCGTCGTCCATCGGCTTCCACTCCAACGGCGCGGTCTACCTCGACG GGATGAAGCTGGTGTACGAGTCGGAGAAGTCGTCGTGGGCGGGCGTGGACAGGGTGGTGGGCTGCGGCTTCGAGCCGGCGAGGCGGAAGGTGTTCTTCACGGTGGACGGGCAGCTGGTCCACGCCGTGAGCTGCAACGCCGACGCGTTCTCGGCCCCGATGTACCCGGTCCTCGCCTCCAGCTTCGACGTGATGGCGCTGGTCAACCTCGGGCAGGGCAAGTTCCGGTACGCGCCGGCGAACGCGCGGCGCACGGCGAACCCGTGCTTCCTCCGCGCCGCGTCGGCGGGGGAcgacggccggagcggcggctcgCTGGGCCTCGACTTCGACGACAGCGGCGACCTCTTCTCCATGGGCCGCGTCGACTCCGGCTGGCTGGAGACCGCGTCGCGGATGAGCAAGAGCAGGAAGGAgaatggcggcgccggcggcgcgtcggccggCGACCCGGACGCCGACTCCGACCTGTTCGAGATCTCATTACGAGACTGA
- the LOC127763252 gene encoding probable LRR receptor-like serine/threonine-protein kinase At3g47570, with translation MDLHMPSCPQVSHRIERKSNLTRLLIPIVGFLSLTVLICLIYLVKKTPRRTYLSLLSFGKQFPTVSYKDIAQATGNFSRLNLIGRGSYSSVYRAKLSPVKIQVAIKVFDLETRCADESFISECEILRSIRHRNLLPILTVCSTIDYSGNDFKALIYEYMPNGNLDMWLHKKNTSVASKCLSLSQRVNIAVDIANALSYLHHECERSIIHCDLKPTNILLDSDMNAYLGDFGISSLILESKFASLGHSCPNSLIGLKGTIGYIAPEYAQCGNASTYGDVYGFGIVLLEMLTGKRPTDPMFENELNIVNFVEKSFPEQIPHIIDAQLQEECKGFNQERIEQENRFYKCLLSVVQVALSCTHPIPRERMDIREIAIKLQAIRTSYAEATKRDDKLRRRELQCTMELV, from the exons ATGGATCTCCATATGCCATCGTGCCCCCAAGTTTCTCACAGAATAGAAAGGAAGAGCAATTTGACCAGATTGTTGATTCCAATAGTTGGTTTCTTGTCACTCACGGTGCTGATATGCCTTATATACCTTGTGAAGAAGACACCAAGAAGAACATATCTATCGTTGCTTTCTTTTGGAAAGCAGTTCCCTACGGTTTCTTACAAGGATATAGCCCAAGCTACAGGGAACTTCTCACGGTTAAACTTAATTGGAAGAGGAAGCTACAGTTCAGTATATAGAGCTAAGTTAAGTCCGGTTAAAATACAAGTTGCTATTAAAGTTTTTGACCTAGAGACGAGATGCGCAGACGAAAGCTTCATATCAGAATGTGAGATCTTAAGAAGCATTCGACATCGAAACCTTCTTCCTATCCTAACGGTGTGTTCAACAATAGACTATAGTGGAAATGATTTCAAAGCTCTGATTTATGAATACATGCCTAATGGGAACTTGGATATGTGgttgcataaaaaaaataccagtGTTGCTTCAAAATGTTTGAGCTTATCTCAGAGAGTAAATATAGCTGTTGACATTGCTAATGCACTGTCCTATTTACACCACGAATGTGAAAGATCTATTATCCATTGTGATTTGAAGCCAACGAATATCCTTCTTGACAGTGATATGAATGCATATTTGGGAGACTTCGGAATTTCAAGCCTCATTCTTGAGTCTAAATTTGCCTCACTTGGACATTCCTGTCCGAATAGCTTAATTGGATTGAAAGGAACCATAGGGTATATAGCTCCAG aGTATGCACAGTGTGGCAATGCATCGACCTATGGGGATGTTTACGGTTTTGGAATAGTACTTCTAGAGATGCTGACAGGTAAAAGACCAACAGATCCTATGTTTGAGAATGAGCTCAACATTGTCAACTTTGTGGAGAAGAGCTTCCCAGAGCAGATACCACATATAATTGATGCTCAACTCCAAGAAGAATGCAAAGGCTTCAATCAAGAAAGGATCGAGCAAGAAAATAGGTTCTATAAATGCTTGTTGTCTGTAGTGCAGGTTGCTCTTTCTTGCACTCATCCGATCCCAAGAGAACGAATGGACATTAGAGAAATAGCTATTAAGCTGCAAGCAATCAGAACATCCTATGCTGAAGCAACCAAGCGAGACGATAAGCTTCGAAGAAGGGAGTTACAATGTACCATGGAACTTGTGTAA